The sequence below is a genomic window from Lolium perenne isolate Kyuss_39 chromosome 4, Kyuss_2.0, whole genome shotgun sequence.
tccgcgcctccctgtggctatcacccgaagttctagattgtcgacttaagtctgccctcctcctgctagatgcagaagctgcctcctttcttctgtttaactcagctgtctgtttttccaattctcttgcagctcgtgcgagcctatattgatatgcttgcaattcttctggtgtggccgtggtggccattggttctgaaccgttcatagctctcgcggctctatcccacgctgcttgcgaaagctgaactctgtctcgtggctgcggcccgacgtatttattgcccaggccttgtcgcagattggagggatcgacgtatggatttcccagatcgtcgaaagccccagatgtttcctcttgatcttcaatggcataaatctgatgatactttgtactcagatctatgttgggtttggtgacatcatcgttgagattgatgaagaccttgcccactgtgatagatttgtcgatgaagtcgtaactgtcgacatcgcttgagccatcgcttatatatgagtccgcagatgactcaaacgacatgtcgttgaagatcttggcgagtttctctcttgctctggtgctgacgtagcgtgtcgacggagtttcttcttctcctgactcggttgaagatgtgtagcttgaaaaatcggaatcgaccgccgacgatcccgacgaaatcggaatttcgacacgatacgatccttccttctcgacgcgaaagtgaaaccttccgaacgtcatctccatgggctccgccagatacgcatatgcatccaaacgggagggtgggtgaggaacaaaatcgacaagaccagcagcgatctgtttacctcgatccattgtgttgcttgcggttgacgatgtcgaagatcttgaacgtgccatcgagatcagatccttacgcctctagttcccacagacggcgccaattgacaaggtatcaacttgtcaatgcctatggattgtaggctagggtttagttggaagtagagggtaagtagatctcgaaggtttcagccgaaaagtactcgacgactatgagaactagggtttgtaacaatgattcgattaactcttcgtccctcgactccccctttatataggaggcggagccgagggtttcgttttgtacaagttacagagtccgggacggtttctaactcatcccgccagatttacaaataacacttcctattacaactctaactttccttaatatatcttgggctcccgaatcttcttattcttcgggtattgggccttcattaaaccccgggtactatcttcggcaggcccatttgggatgcctatgtcaccgagcttgcgtgcgtggcccgggagtcacggtgccggcttggggctggggaggcggactcggccgtgtccctggcgccttccctgtcgttgcctgcagcgccacgagcgtgagaagctctgggggcattgacatgccTGGGGTCAgccgcctgcctggtggctgcgttgagcagctcagtcacccgcttggtctggcggcgtaactcttcgccttcaaggcggttcagctcttctgcggcggcttgtgccgcgcgcatgttcttgtcgggggtgttgtagacgggtagctccgcggacggagccggcgaaggagcaccgtcgcgggcgatctcgacgccgaggtcgcggcccctgcggcgaatgtggccggctcggcttggctcgtcgccgcctggagtgaggccgtgggcgcggttgtactcgcgctgggtgatctccatctggcgcttagcagcagccagttcttctgtttgcttgaggaggagctggcggtgcgcctccaaatctgcctcgatggcggtggggtcgccgcctggtgtgagcggggtgctcagcttcgcccggacttcatccagccgggacggtggaggtggcgcctttgggcccgagccggaggcattggggtcgacgttgcgctccaggttggggccgcgggtgcgcgggttcttggtggggagctcgtcgccagccatcatgacttgcacgacggcggggctggcgtgagcgctgctgccggctcgcagaggagggctagcgcagcgcagcacctgccgcgggtagcgcggcggtgcgacggtggcgacgtagacgtcgtggccgccgaaggagatgatgctgccgccggctgggaagggctggtcggcgaagcagccagcgttgtcgctgacgcagtcgagggagccgaatctccagatcaagcctgaagcgactcgctcgccggtggtgatggtgaggcccgtccggatgaagacaccggccgaggatgctgaaggccctacGGTGggtgccaaatgtcgtggtatcgtcacggcatatgccatagggtggctaatcgaagtggttcctgagggatctcacggcggtatccggatgctggtatggggacgagcgacacggcgacgtacccaggttcgaggccctccgatggaggtaaaacctctactcctgctatgagtgtatatgatgatcacacaatacaatggtgctcctagagctgtgtccggctgctcctgggaggctaagggagacgatggtctctctcacagggcagcgctaaaggtagaatgaagtgagaatgatcgatcccctgcacgagagggggtagtgcggcttatataggcaccggcactttacatataagaccctatagtttactggccggcttggccggctccggcttccgctccttcccgaggcggtgacgtcaggagctgttgaggcgtcgtggcctgtcccatccggctgccaaggtcagcggtatggagaggaggtgtccctgtcgccgtcagccactgtagcctgtacggctcgacgtagaccatgatggcctgtccggcgcgtggcactattgctccacagtgccccgcgctttacggaagatgaagtcagcgtggactttgggaacccggatcaccaacccggttccttccagtgcaagactcgccagcctcgagtcggtctgaggtacaaacccccagtcggatatggcttgtagaagccggcccagctacagcattggtggccgtagccaggccgactaggacctagagccagccggcttccggaccagccggccacggcgccagccggctgctcctcagccggcctttgccgcgagccggccagtggccagccggctgctccgcgtccattgccctacccggggtcttccccccgacagctatggtctcttgttcttctgcaaggtcattctttagggatgctacatcattggcatactctcgttcaagagcaccctttttatcaatggtgttctcatgcatccaaataagtttttggctctcaatagcgatagtcaagatttcaaagaagtgagtgctagcaattttatctttgcaaataaccttgaatacgctctcacccttatcgcgtagagagacaacccaatcctcttcttcatattcatcctcatccttatcaccacgagacatattaggttccatggtaggaggtaccatggaacccttggccataaggcatatatgaggaccgtgagataaagatgaggagttacttgaggctcctttcaagatcttgtcttgaccaatagaatctttggtttcctctacaatgttagtcacacaacaactagaggaaatagaagcatttttatcatggccacaagacaaagcaagcatatcatcattagatttattcaagcaacgtacacatgatatgcaaggactatcaacacaagcatgtaaatcatttctagtgctagatgtgtttaagtccaaagatgaaccattgcaatgagatagagatgaggaatcatcaatagtaagctcaatatcaacattgcaattttcatcaccactcaccatatcattaccttgtgtcttaccacactttggtgaagtggatgaagatgaggactcatcacggccggaagtggaagcaatacaatcatcctcaataatattggacacatcatatttgtcttgaagctttgtccataattcatgagcgctcccgaaaggcatgattgaagaagtaactacattgctcacaacaatggaaaacacatgagaagcaagagcatcgaggcaagagtttttctcctcctcaagagataaattttgaggatccttaggagaataaaaacccatgccaagatattgctccatgtccggggacataccccgtaagattttaagcacataaattttccatagatcataatttgtgccatcaaatataaacaagttattgtgcgctaatcccctaactgacatctttactctcaaggcggtgaagcctaataatgagagaccttgctctgataccaattgaaaggacacggatgtcgcctagagggggggggggggggtgaataggcgatttaaaacttttacgagatgggctaaacaaatgcggaataaaactagcgtttactttgtcaagcccaaagcctataaactatggttcacctatgtgcaccaacaacttattctaagcaatggttcacctatgtgcaccaacaacttatgctaagcaagacaagcaacttatgtgatagcaagatatatatatataacttcaagcacgatggctatcacaaagtaaagtgcataagtaaagagctcgggtataggaataaccgaagtgacgcggagacaacgatgtagcccgaagttcacactcttgcgagtgctactctccgttggagcggtgtggaggacaagtcactccaaatgcacgagggccaccgtattctcctcgagaattcccaccaaaagggatgtcctcgatccactatgggaccttaggaaggtcaccgaacccgcacaaagcttggggctatctccacaacttaattggaggctcccaataaattgccacaaaggccttgcccttgaagattctccacaacttaattggagtccccaagaacaccactaagatgccacaaaggccttgcccttgaagattctccacaacttaattggagtccccaagaacaccactaagatgccacaaaggccttgcccttgaagattctccacaacttaattggagtccccaagaacaccactaagatgccacaaaggcctagaatccgtctagggttccaagaacccaagagtaacaaccttcttgctttcacctccacgaatcaccgtggagaactcaaaccgatgcaccaaatgcaatggcaagaataccacaaagatgctcaagtccttctctctcaaattccaacaaagctacaaaatctattgggggaataagagaggaagaacaaaggaattcacaaagaacaccaagatcaagatctagagagttccactcacaaagagatggatttgattggtagaaatgtagatctagatctcctctctcttttccctcaagaatatgcaagaatcatgggaggaatcaagaactagggcaagctttgaagtacaacaatggaggggagagagagaaagtgaaccaaccagcccaaggaggaagaagggggtcttatataccccctcccaacgaaatatgaccgtttggggcctcccaggccggaaaatccgcccccgggccggattatccgcccccgggccggattatccgccccccgaaatCGCCCCTGGCTCGGGccagatatttggccggatattgtcCATGTTTTGGCCTTCGGGCCAGATTATCCGccccccagaaaactgcagaatcaccaaaactaaaacgggcataacttttgcatctggactccgattttgatgatcttgggcttgttttgaagctaggaacaagctctacaagatcatgcaggaaaccatcatagtccaacaagggaggatagaaacaaatgatgaaaggtttgacctatctaaaaaagacataccggtaaaacttccaaacttgaaaatgcaacaagttgcccatgcaaaaaccattctcaatgaactagagcttgtcatgagaataagcacaagctctaaaacatcacatggataagatccaaataaaaccaagaaagatgatgaaccaaactcgaaaacgcaacaagtgatctatgcgaaatccgttttcgatgaactagagcttgtcatgagaataagcacaagctctaaaacatcacatggataaggtccaaataacaaccaagaaagatgatgcaaggatgcaaaggtttgagctctctccgatcgagttactcactcgagagccctcttgatagtacgtcaactaaactataaaccggtctccaactacactatgagaccggtgagaaagaaaccctatcaagagcaaaccttatacttgcgcattacacttgagctcgatgacgacgatcttgacctcaacaagatggaacgcctttctttcttgtgtttgcttgacgaagtcttgtggattgctcccccataatccaccatgggagagcttcttcttcggcgcatcttcacataaccatgaccaccatgtggattgctcccccataatccaccatgggatagcttcttcttcggtgcatcttcacatatccatgatcaccatatggatggcaagactcaagcaaaggacctcttcgagatggctcatcttgaacttgcacttcatttcttcattcttcatcatgttgatgtcttgaagtaactctagggctcacttcatcttcatcttcaagacatacttgacattcatcttcatcttcaagacatacttgacacttgatatccttcatcaaattcttcttattgcaaccttgaagccaacatatggttcaagaattgcctatggacaactcctacaaatataactcaatgcaaacattagtcaatagggattgtcattaattaccaaaaccacacatgggggctccatgcactttcaataatTATCAGTGTAGATAAGATTAGTTTGGAAGATATGAATCAACATCTCGAAGTAAGCATAGAATTTACAAGTACCATTAGTCAACTGGCACATATCAGGTGACAATGTTCTAGTGAGTGAATTGCCCCTCAAGCCTTTGAAGATCAAGAGGGCCAAATGCTAGTGTCATCTTTTATTACAGAGTGAATAGTAAGGAAAAACCATATGGTGCAGTTCAGGGTAACTCCTTGCATGTATGGTAGTACTCTATTTCAGTATTTATGCCTTGGGATGTCGATTTGTTCTGCACCATATTTGTACATTTCAATACAACAGACAAAATAGGTTTATCCATGAATCTCAAAATAACTACTCATGAAGACAGAAAGGTAAACTCACATAATTTTGGTTAGATTGATTAACCTTATGATTCCTATTGAGATGGTGCTTCTCCCATGTATTTCTTCGAACATCTGACATGCATGAAATAGATACATAAAACTGGAAAGCAACAGGGTGAGAGAAAAATATGAGAGTGATTCATTCCTTGCCCATAGAAAATAGAGAAAGGAGATGCTACATGAGCGCTGCATTGGTCTCAATTCCTTGAGCCCCTAATCTCTTGACCTGCTGCCCAGCAGACACCACATCACTGGCCATTAAGAATGACTACTACATCCTTTGGTTCCTTGCTGAATAGGCTGAACTGCATCCTCAGTTCGTTTGTCCTGTTCTTTTTCCACAATGTGATGTGCACCGTGCCACGTTCTTGGGCTCCCGACTGGCCCTAGATGACTAAACTTCAGCTGCCGTGACCAGAACCTGCACGAGTATGGATGAGGGATAGGCAGAACTGAAGAGAACGAGAGAGATGCGCCATTAGTTGCGGTGGCGGTGGTTACCACTGGAGCAACGGACAAAACGGAGAGGAGGGCCTCCTGACGGGTTGTGGGCGCAACTGGTCATCCGCGTGCGCCGGCTTGTCCTCCAAGTGGAAGAAGGTAGATCGGTTGGAGCTTATGACACCTCGTCTTCTACTGTTCTCTCTATTGAGGCCATGACCCATGAGCGGATCGCAGTCTTGCTACCTCTCAGATGGCCCTTTCCCTGTTTACTTCGATCAGCTCATCCCGTCTGGAGCCTCTCTCATGGATAATCGCCGCCCGTAGCATACATCTCCCTATCTCTAGATCCCGAACACGTAGTCAACTCCCCCTCCACGTGAAGCTTTGGCCACCATTTGAAGGCATTTGTCTACGGCAGCGCACGTCAGGCCATCTGGGGGAATACCGTGCCATTAAAACATACCAAAAGAACCAGGAGTAAGGTACGGTAGAATGTGGTGGAGATTAGACCGTGTTAGTTGTTGTAGTTTTTGGTTGGGTGCTAGAAGGATCGTTCTTCCTGGAAAGGTAATCTTGCAATTAAGTCGGTAAGTAGGAAATATCCCCGGGCCATGATATTGCCCATTTGCCCGTTCAGGTCATGGTTGCCGGAGATATTATGATTGATGATATTATGCCATAATTAACTCCAAGATAGTCTGACTTGATCAGACAAAGTGGAGATAAGGAGAATAGATTAGAGGGTCCAGATGCTTTCAATGACAACCATCAATctcgttgagtgtcaaacgatcaacttcaatttaatagtaaagattaacAAGGTATATCAAAGGTACTAGTATTTGCATTGCGAAGGGGAGAAAGTGGAAGGCATAATTCAGACAATTAAGCGTCACATACATCTGCAGAACATTTTATAGATAAGACGCATCAATGCATCTACGGAGGTTCATCACAAACATAAGGGTTGCAAGCCAATATAACCATTACAAAATAATAACTTGCACGAGTCACACACTCACGCTTAATCTATCCTCGCATCACCAATAGAAACCATTCCAATTGTCCCCGTCATAACCTCTCATCACTAAACTTCGAGGGGAACAGCCGGTATTCGTCATCACACTCGAACGTCATGTACTCGATCCTGCTGGCGTGATTTTCTCGCAGGTGACGCACGTCGTAGCCGTAGATCTCGAAGCAATTGCGCACCCGAAGAACCTTCAGGTTCGGACAGCTCTTAAGGACGATGTACATTTCTCCCGAGGTGACTTCAACGTCGTCGAGTTCAAGGGAGCGGAGCTTCAGCATAGGTGTCTCTCTTATCGCACCAGTCAGTCGGTCGCCGCAGGTACAAAAGCGGCAGTCTACGATGCG
It includes:
- the LOC127346687 gene encoding putative F-box/LRR-repeat protein 9, whose product is MDVAPSPVPEKLPVQTRDWSLLPLDVLSSVFVRVGAVDVLMGAGLVCHSWLQAAMLRVFAGKRFLTHKLIKYIVERSPLLTTLRIVDCRFCTCGDRLTGAIRETPMLKLRSLELDDVEVTSGEMYIVLKSCPNLKVLRVRNCFEIYGYDVRHLRENHASRIEYMTFECDDEYRLFPSKFSDERL